One region of Vigna angularis cultivar LongXiaoDou No.4 chromosome 10, ASM1680809v1, whole genome shotgun sequence genomic DNA includes:
- the LOC108335491 gene encoding endonuclease 2-like has protein sequence MGCYRVVQAVAIVLFVLLLPNTHAWGEEGHAIVCKIAQARLSSPAAAAVKKLLPKSANNDLASKCSWADSLRVVFPWSSALHFADTPDNACNYKDSRDCVDLKTGIKGRCVVSAITNYTNQLLEYGTKTKYNLTQSLLFISHFMGDVHQPLHCGFASDRGGNDINVHWYRRKQNLHHVWDTNIIETEIERFYDDIDDFVGAIQKNITKAWADEVEEWENCRNDDVSCPAIYASESAEDACAWAYEGAPEGSVLDDEYFFSRFPIVNLRLAQGGVRLAATLNRIFDTVSVMSM, from the exons ATGGGTTGTTATAGAGTAGTTCAAGCAGTGGCCATAGTCTTATTCGTGCTTTTGCTTCCAAATACCCATGCCTGGGGAGAGGAAGGACATGCCATTGTTTGCAAAATTGCTCAG GCTCGACTGAGCAGTCCAGCTGCAGCAGCTGTGAAGAAACTATTGCCAAAATCTGCCAACAATGACTTAGCGAGCAAGTGTTCATGGGCTGATAGTTTGAGGGTGGTTTTTCCTTGGTCCTCTGCTTTACACTTTGCAGATACTCCTGACAACGCTTGCAACTACAAGGACAGCA GGGATTGTGTAGACTTGAAAACTGGAATTAAAGGGCGATGTGTTGTATCAGCCATTACCAACTACACCAACCAGCTCCTGGAGTATGGAACCAAAACCAAAT ATAATCTCACTCAGTCTCTGCTATTCATTTCACATTTTATGGGAGACGTCCATCag CCTCTACACTGTGGCTTTGCATCAGACAGGGGTGGCAATGACATCAACGTTCACTGGTACAGAAGAAAGCAAAATCTTCACCAT GTTTGGGATACTAACATTATTGAGACAGAAATTGAAAGATTCTACGACGATATTGACGATTTCGTTGGTGCAATTCAAAAGAACATTACG AAAGCATGGGCTGATGAAGTAGAAGAATGGGAGAACTGCAGAAACGACGATGTATCATGCCCAGCTAT ATATGCATCTGAAAGTGCAGAAGATGCCTGTGCATGGGCATATGAAGGTGCCCCTGAAGGTTCAGTACTAGATG ATGAATACTTCTTTTCTCGTTTTCCGATAGTGAATTTGCGGTTAGCTCAAGGAGGAGTTCGATTGGCTGCAACTCTTAATCGTATTTTTGACACAGTATCTGTAATGTCAATGTAA
- the LOC108335551 gene encoding endonuclease 2-like yields MSHFSIQLVALLSLTLLLPNTHGWGDDGHVIVCKIAQARLSKTAAEAVQKLLLKSAEKELSSKCSWADHVHHIYPWSSALHYANTPDAVCSYNNSRDCIDYKKGIKGRCVVAAINNYTTQLLEYGSETKSKYNLTQALFFLSHFVGDIHQPLHCGFLSDSGGNSINVKWYTRKQNLHHVWDQTILQTEVDKFYDSDMGEFVDAIQQNITKVWANEVEEWEHCGDNDLPCPAQYASESSIDACKWAYKDATEGSVLSDDYFLSRSQIVNLRLAQAGVRLAAILNRVFDTKLSSSM; encoded by the exons ATGAGTCACTTTTCAATTCAGCTTGTTGCATTACTTTCACTCACGCTTTTGCTTCCGAATACGCATGGCTGGGGAGACGATGGCCATGTCATTGTTTGCAAGATCGCACAG GCTCGTCTGAGCAAAACTGCTGCAGAGGCTGTGCAAAAGCTGCTGCTAAAATCTGCAGAAAAGGAGTTATCGAGTAAGTGCTCGTGGGCAGATCATGTTCATCATATCTATCCCTGGTCCTCTGCTTTGCACTATGCAAATACTCCTGATGCCGTTTGCAGTTACAATAACAGCA GGGATTGTATAGATTACAAGAAAGGAATTAAAGGACGATGTGTTGTGGCTGCCATTAACAATTACACAACGCAACTTCTCGAATATGGCAGTGAAACAAAATCCAAAT ATAACCTCACACAAgctcttttcttcctttcacATTTTGTCGGAGATATCCACCag CCTCTACATTGTGGTTTTCTCTCCGATAGTGGAGGCAATTCAATTAATGTTAAATGGTACACAAGGAAGCAAAATCTTCATCAT GTTTGGGATCAAACCATACTTCAAACAGAAGTTGACAAATTTTATGACTCAGACATGGGCGAGTTCGTCGACGCAATTCAACAGAATATTACG AAAGTATGGGCCAACGAAGTAGAAGAGTGGGAACACTGCGGTGACAATGACCTTCCATGCCCAGCTCA ATATGCATCTGAAAGTAGCATAGATGCTTGTAAATGGGCATATAAAGATGCGACGGAAGGTTCAGTGCTAAGTG ATGACTACTTCCTGTCACGTTCACAAATAGTGAATTTGCGGTTAGCTCAAGCAGGAGTTCGTTTGGCTGCTATTCTTAATCGTGTTTTTGACACAAAGCTTTCGTCGTCGATGTAG